The following proteins come from a genomic window of Cervus canadensis isolate Bull #8, Minnesota chromosome 20, ASM1932006v1, whole genome shotgun sequence:
- the TSPYL4 gene encoding testis-specific Y-encoded-like protein 4, producing the protein MSGLDEGDSLPIAKTCGPATADHAPGHPDLEQCQGEETEATSVMADTGEGGLEAAAEEGGAAQDPAGCGLAFRIRVAGSRGRVATKAGQKEAPASTEGLEAASASTSVGADNSQENGCQRRELRSPAIEKALEACGAGSLGAQMLPRAKAKEMTTKKCAVSAAGEKEGVTEAVVEGKKVMQKEKKVVGGAKEETRARAPKINNCMDSLEAIDQELSNVNAQADRAFLQLERKFGRMRRLHMQRRSFIIQNIPGFWVTAFRNHPQLSPMISGQDEDMMRYMINLEVEELKHPRAGCKFKFIFQSNPYFRNEGLVKEYERRSSGRVVSLSTPIRWHRGQDPQSHIHRNREGNTIPSFFNWFSDHSLLEFDRIAEIIKAELWPNPLQYYLMGDGPRRGFRDPARQPMESSRTFRFQSG; encoded by the coding sequence ATGAGCGGCCTGGACGAGGGCGACAGCCTCCCTATCGCTAAAACCTGCGGCCCAGCTACTGCCGACCATGCCCCGGGACATCCGGACCTCGAGCAGTGTCAGGGCGAGGAAACCGAGGCGACCTCGGTGATGGCGGACACAGGTGAGGGCGGCTTGGAGGCTGCCGCAGAGGAGGGAGGCGCAGCCCAGGACCCCGCGGGCTGTGGCCTTGCGTTCCGCATTCGAGTTGCTGGGAGTCGCGGCCGCGTAGCCACCAAAGCGGGCCAGAAAGAGGCTCCGGCTTCCACGGAGGGCCTGGAAGCAGCCTCTGCCTCCACTTCGGTGGGAGCCGACAATAGCCAGGAAAATGGCTGTCAGCGTAGAGAGCTGCGCAGCCCTGCAATCGAGAAGGCTCTAGAAGCCTGTGGCGCAGGGAGCTTGGGGGCTCAGATGTTGCCTAGAGCGAAGGCCAAGGAAATGACGACGAAAAAGTGCGCTGTTTCTGCGGCAGGGGAAAAGGAGGGAGTAACAGAGGCGGTGGTGGAGGGAAAGAAGGTgatgcagaaggaaaaaaaggtggTAGGAGGCGCGAAAGAGGAGACTCGGGCCAGAGCCCCGAAGATCAATAACTGCATGGATTCACTGGAGGCCATCGATCAGGAACTGTCAAATGTAAATGCCCAGGCTGACAGAGCTTTCCTTCAGCTGGAGCGCAAGTTTGGCCGTATGCGGAGGCTCCATATGCAGCGCAGAAGTTTCATTATCCAGAATATCCCAGGTTTCTGGGTCACTGCCTTTCGCAACCACCCGCAGCTGTCACCTATGATCAGTGGCCAAGATGAAGACATGATGAGGTACATGATCAATTTGGAAGTGGAGGAGCTTAAACACCCCAGAGCAGGCTGTAAGTTCAAGTTCATCTTTCAGAGCAACCCCTACTTCCGAAACGAGGGGCTTGTCAAGGAGTATGAGCGCAGATCCTCTGGCCGGGTGGTGTCTCTTTCCACTCCAATTCGCTGGCACAGGGGCCAAGACCCGCAGTCCCACATCCATAGGAACCGGGAAGGCAACACTATCCCCAGTTTCTTCAATTGGTTCTCAGACCACAGCCTCTTAGAATTCGACAGGATTGCCGAGATTATCAAAGCAGAACTGTGGCCCAATCCCCTCCAGTACTACCTGATGGGTGATGGGCCCCGCAGAGGATTTCGAGACCCAGCAAGGCAGCCAATGGAGAGCTCCAGGACCTTCAGGTTCCAGTCCGGCTAA